GGACGGCCAGGTGGTGGAGGGGCTGCGCATGGCCCCGGTGGCGGCCCGGCTGGGGGAGCTCCTCGGCCAGCCGGTGCCCGCTTTGCGGGACTACGTTGGGGATGAGGTGCGAAGGGCGATGGCTGGGCTCAACCGGGGCGAGGTGGTGATGCTGGAGAACGTGCGGTTCCATCCGGGCGAGGAGGCCAACGACCCGGAGTTCGCCCGCGAGCTTGCCGCTCCGTTCGACGTTTTCGTGAACGATGCCTTTGCCACCGCCCACCGCGCCCACGCCTCCACGGTGGGGGTGGCCCGCCACCTCCCGGCCTATGCCGGGTTCCTCATGGAGCGAGAGGTGGAGGTGCTCGGGGGGCTGCGGGAGAACCCGCGCCGGCCGTACTACGTGCTCGTGGGCGGCAAGAAGGCCAAGGACAAGCTGGGGGTGCTCACCGATCTCCTGGGGCAGGTGGACGGGTTCCTCATTGGCGGTGGGGTGGCGTTCACGTTCCTTGTGGCCAAGGGGCACGAGGTGGGGCGGTCGGTGGTGGATGCGGAACTGGTGGGCACGATCAAGGACCTCGTCCGCAAGGCGGAGGAACGGGGCACGCGGATCTTCCTCCCGGTGGACGTGGTGGTGGCCAGGGAGCTCGCGGCGAAGGCGGAGACGCGGGTGGTGCCGACGGAGGCGATCCCTGCAGGGTGGATGGGGCTGGACATCGGCCCAGCCACGGCGGCGGCGTTCGCCAAGGTCTTCCAGGAGGCGGGCACGGTGGTGTGGACCGGGCCGATGGGGGCATTCGAGTACGCCCCGTTCGCCAAGGGCTCGGAGGCCGTGGCCAAGGCGCTGGCGAGCTCCTCGGCGTTCACCGTGGTCGGGGGCGGGGAGACCGGGGAACTGGTGGAGAAGCTGGGGCTGGCCGGGGAGTTCGGGTACGTGTC
This portion of the Candidatus Acetothermia bacterium genome encodes:
- a CDS encoding phosphoglycerate kinase, with translation MKLRTIRDLDARERKVFLRADFNVPLAQGRVADDTRIRAALPTLCWLLDRGAKVAVCSHLGRPDGQVVEGLRMAPVAARLGELLGQPVPALRDYVGDEVRRAMAGLNRGEVVMLENVRFHPGEEANDPEFARELAAPFDVFVNDAFATAHRAHASTVGVARHLPAYAGFLMEREVEVLGGLRENPRRPYYVLVGGKKAKDKLGVLTDLLGQVDGFLIGGGVAFTFLVAKGHEVGRSVVDAELVGTIKDLVRKAEERGTRIFLPVDVVVARELAAKAETRVVPTEAIPAGWMGLDIGPATAAAFAKVFQEAGTVVWTGPMGAFEYAPFAKGSEAVAKALASSSAFTVVGGGETGELVEKLGLAGEFGYVSTGGGATLDFLRGKSMPALEPLWAA